The Streptomyces sp. NBC_01268 genome window below encodes:
- a CDS encoding formylglycine-generating enzyme family protein translates to MVMLPGGEFLMGTDDAEGFPGDGEGPIRRVRLKPFLIDTRAVTNDAFARFVADTGHVTEAERFGWSYVFAGFLHATLRRGAPRPERTPWWCGVSGAAWNRPEGPGSTLEGRGDHPVVHVSWNDAAAYAAWAGKRLPTEAEWEYAARGGLEQKRYPWGDELDPDGIHRCNIWRGTFPAKNTAADGFRGTAPVDAFEPNGHGLYNTSGNVWEWCADWWTTDHPARRPLDDPAGPATGTAKVIRGGSHLCHRSYCNRYRVAARTANTPDSTSGHAGFRCARSA, encoded by the coding sequence ATGGTCATGCTGCCAGGAGGCGAGTTCCTCATGGGAACGGACGACGCGGAGGGCTTTCCCGGCGACGGTGAGGGACCCATCAGGCGGGTGCGGCTGAAGCCGTTCCTCATCGACACCCGTGCCGTCACCAACGACGCCTTCGCCCGCTTCGTCGCCGACACCGGTCACGTCACCGAAGCCGAACGCTTCGGCTGGTCGTACGTGTTCGCCGGCTTTCTGCACGCCACACTGCGGCGCGGCGCTCCACGCCCGGAACGCACCCCGTGGTGGTGCGGAGTCTCCGGGGCTGCCTGGAACAGGCCCGAGGGACCCGGAAGCACCCTGGAAGGGCGTGGAGACCATCCGGTCGTGCACGTCTCCTGGAACGACGCGGCCGCCTACGCGGCCTGGGCCGGCAAGCGTCTGCCGACCGAGGCCGAGTGGGAGTACGCCGCCCGCGGGGGCCTGGAGCAGAAGCGCTACCCCTGGGGCGACGAACTCGACCCGGACGGCATCCACCGCTGCAACATCTGGCGGGGAACCTTCCCCGCGAAGAACACCGCCGCCGACGGCTTCCGCGGCACCGCCCCGGTCGACGCCTTCGAGCCGAACGGACACGGCCTGTACAACACCTCGGGCAACGTGTGGGAGTGGTGCGCCGACTGGTGGACCACCGACCATCCCGCCCGGCGCCCACTGGACGATCCGGCCGGCCCCGCCACCGGAACCGCGAAGGTCATCCGCGGCGGATCCCACCTGTGCCACCGCTCGTACTGCAACCGCTACCGCGTCGCCGCCCGCACCGCGAACACCCCGGACAGCACCAGCGGCCACGCCGGATTCCGCTGCGCCCGCAGCGCCTGA
- a CDS encoding alpha/beta fold hydrolase, which yields MAGRRLSFLDFGGPGRPLLALHGHFGDGRTFAHLARELRNSWRIIALDQRGHGLSDRPSDFSRTGYVEDAATALQHLGIHRAAVLGHSLGGVNAYQLASRFPGLVDALIVEDIGAEVDDDVSFSLAWPHRAPTRAELLEELGASARYLIGAVREYPDGWGLAFDPKDMNASQQELNGDHWNDWTSSDCPALLVRGSRSTVLSAEHAKDMATRRPHTQLMELPAGHTVHETVPDEFAAAVNEFLGSPWTYPNETFSR from the coding sequence GTGGCCGGGCGTCGCCTGTCCTTCCTCGACTTCGGCGGTCCGGGTCGCCCTCTACTCGCCCTGCACGGGCACTTCGGAGATGGCCGCACCTTCGCGCACCTGGCCCGGGAGCTGAGGAACTCCTGGCGGATCATCGCGCTCGACCAGCGTGGACACGGCCTCTCCGACAGGCCTTCCGATTTCTCCCGCACCGGCTACGTCGAGGACGCAGCGACGGCGCTACAACATCTGGGGATCCACCGGGCGGCCGTACTCGGCCACTCCCTGGGCGGCGTCAACGCCTACCAGCTCGCGTCCCGGTTCCCCGGACTTGTGGACGCACTCATCGTCGAGGACATCGGCGCCGAGGTCGATGACGACGTGTCCTTCAGCCTGGCCTGGCCGCACCGGGCACCGACCCGGGCCGAACTGTTGGAAGAACTCGGCGCCTCGGCGCGATACCTCATAGGCGCAGTCCGTGAGTACCCCGACGGATGGGGCCTTGCCTTCGACCCGAAGGATATGAACGCCTCGCAGCAGGAGCTCAACGGGGACCACTGGAACGACTGGACCTCCAGTGACTGCCCAGCCTTGCTTGTCCGCGGCAGCCGGAGCACAGTGCTCAGCGCGGAGCACGCGAAGGACATGGCGACGCGGCGCCCCCATACCCAGCTCATGGAACTTCCCGCCGGCCACACCGTCCACGAGACGGTCCCAGACGAGTTCGCCGCAGCTGTCAACGAGTTCCTCGGTTCACCGTGGACCTACCCGAATGAGACCTTCAGTCGGTAA
- a CDS encoding HEAT repeat domain-containing protein, whose protein sequence is MADEVISPRGSGPSAGDGLFAAFGERIDRQPAADGARPSLAGCRGLLEELARSATVAEAVHRLLRRAVEAGPRHRVAGFDGGSFVLARGSGWSLTLRATAPSLPENLLVTSAADYMLAVPSGARDGGSMECFDRPAGTRPDLLDPAARLTPRGRHPLRPGQVFTLSADSQVARLTPGDTGLVHLVLAAHPHLSYRFAYDRATLGPVRMISTDGTASRLTYTVRLLAACRRPSSLPVLRSLAGHPSHEVRWEAIRAVHRIDPAAGRELLHDATHDPHPEVRQAALQALLPKSQTAVQAPLPKSQAPA, encoded by the coding sequence ATGGCTGATGAGGTCATCTCGCCGAGGGGCTCCGGTCCTTCGGCGGGTGACGGGCTGTTCGCCGCGTTCGGTGAACGGATCGACCGACAGCCGGCTGCCGACGGCGCACGGCCGTCGCTGGCCGGCTGCCGTGGCCTGTTGGAGGAGCTGGCACGGTCGGCCACTGTGGCGGAGGCGGTGCACCGGTTGTTGCGCCGCGCTGTCGAGGCCGGGCCCCGGCACCGGGTGGCGGGGTTCGACGGCGGGTCCTTCGTGCTTGCGCGGGGGTCGGGCTGGTCTCTGACGCTGCGGGCGACAGCGCCTTCCCTGCCGGAGAACCTGCTGGTCACCTCAGCGGCCGACTACATGCTCGCCGTCCCCTCCGGCGCACGGGACGGCGGGAGCATGGAGTGCTTCGACCGGCCGGCCGGGACCCGCCCCGATCTCCTCGACCCGGCGGCTCGGCTCACACCGCGTGGCCGGCACCCCCTCCGGCCGGGGCAGGTGTTCACCCTGAGCGCGGATTCCCAGGTGGCGCGTCTGACGCCAGGTGACACAGGGCTGGTGCACCTGGTGCTCGCCGCCCATCCGCATCTGTCCTACCGGTTCGCCTACGACCGGGCCACGCTCGGGCCGGTGCGGATGATCAGCACGGACGGCACGGCGTCCCGCCTGACGTACACCGTCCGCCTGCTCGCCGCCTGCCGCCGGCCCTCCTCCCTGCCCGTCCTGCGATCGCTCGCCGGGCACCCGTCGCACGAGGTGCGATGGGAGGCGATCCGCGCCGTGCACCGCATCGATCCGGCGGCCGGCCGAGAACTCCTCCACGACGCCACCCACGACCCACATCCCGAGGTCCGCCAGGCTGCCCTCCAGGCCCTGCTCCCGAAATCCCAGACCGCCGTCCAGGCTCCGCTCCCGAAATCCCAGGCCCCCGCGTGA
- a CDS encoding SGNH/GDSL hydrolase family protein: protein MRKSRTFGMPRTRLRALAAVLAALTTTALGLTTTDPAHAAPATGVHYVALGDSYSAGGGSSTTYLNDCNQSVNSYPYLYAQLTAPATFDFQACGAAKTTDVLDKQLAPLGDTTTLVSMTIGGNDIGLGTVMATCLFGSDSACLDAIATAGTTAHAELPGKLDTVYDAIRTRAPQARVVILGYPRFYDLAATACPGISATKRTALNKGADVLNSVIRDEVAQHSGFVYEDVADRFTGHQLCDSTPWLHALNWPIGQSFHPNAAGQSGAYLPALQNAA, encoded by the coding sequence ATGCGCAAGAGCCGTACCTTCGGCATGCCCAGAACCCGCCTCCGTGCCCTCGCCGCCGTCCTCGCCGCGCTGACGACCACGGCTCTCGGCCTCACCACGACCGACCCCGCACACGCCGCCCCCGCCACGGGGGTCCACTACGTGGCCCTCGGCGACTCCTACTCCGCCGGCGGCGGCTCCTCGACCACGTACCTCAACGACTGCAACCAGAGCGTCAACTCGTACCCCTACCTCTACGCGCAGCTCACCGCCCCCGCCACCTTCGACTTCCAAGCGTGCGGCGCCGCGAAGACCACCGACGTCCTCGACAAGCAGCTGGCTCCGCTGGGCGACACCACCACGCTGGTCAGCATGACCATCGGAGGCAATGACATCGGTCTCGGCACGGTCATGGCCACCTGCCTGTTCGGCAGTGACAGCGCCTGCCTCGACGCCATCGCCACCGCCGGGACCACCGCACACGCCGAACTCCCCGGCAAACTCGACACCGTCTACGACGCCATCCGCACCCGCGCCCCACAGGCCCGCGTCGTGATCCTCGGCTACCCGAGGTTCTACGACCTCGCTGCCACCGCCTGCCCCGGCATCAGCGCCACCAAGCGCACCGCGCTCAACAAGGGAGCCGACGTCCTCAACAGCGTGATCCGCGACGAGGTCGCCCAGCACAGCGGCTTCGTCTACGAAGACGTCGCCGACCGTTTCACGGGCCACCAACTGTGCGACAGCACCCCCTGGCTCCACGCCCTCAACTGGCCGATCGGGCAGTCCTTCCACCCCAACGCGGCCGGCCAGTCGGGCGCCTACCTGCCCGCCCTCCAGAACGCCGCCTGA
- a CDS encoding HEAT repeat domain-containing protein has translation MTHTLTPAESGRLELADYLDHIRATVDPHDPDSVLESAGALRALSDNTDLLVDHLHQELADLASWQSDNRYAGQSLLLGRGEGFLVRANIWMPPSSLTADEEQALHSYETPHDHDFSFLTVGHLGPGYATTIWEYDPTAVNGHPGEPVDLTFLEQTTLPPGKIMYYRASRDIHAQHHPTELSVSLNLLLDSPDPLAEQRFFDPATSTITRTNHSRSVSAHRLLCDLAGHLADDRNTPLLEHLTVHHPAPAVRHAALENLGRSAGAQALPALERAAHDPYPAIRAHALRTLDEWDRQEGAG, from the coding sequence GTGACCCATACCCTGACCCCGGCCGAGTCCGGCCGCCTGGAGCTGGCCGACTACCTCGACCACATCCGCGCCACCGTCGACCCCCACGACCCGGACTCCGTCCTGGAGTCCGCCGGCGCGCTGCGCGCGCTGAGCGACAACACCGACCTGCTGGTCGACCACCTCCACCAGGAGCTGGCCGACCTGGCCAGCTGGCAGTCCGACAACCGCTACGCGGGACAGAGCCTGCTCCTGGGCCGAGGCGAGGGCTTCCTGGTCCGCGCCAACATCTGGATGCCGCCCAGCTCACTGACCGCCGACGAGGAACAGGCCCTGCATTCCTACGAAACCCCGCACGACCACGACTTCTCGTTCCTGACCGTCGGACACCTCGGCCCCGGATACGCCACCACCATCTGGGAGTACGACCCCACAGCTGTCAACGGCCACCCCGGCGAACCCGTCGACCTGACCTTCCTCGAACAGACCACGCTCCCGCCCGGCAAGATCATGTACTACCGGGCAAGCCGTGACATCCACGCCCAGCACCACCCCACCGAACTGTCGGTGTCGCTGAACCTCCTGCTCGACAGCCCCGACCCCCTGGCCGAGCAACGCTTCTTCGACCCCGCCACCTCGACCATCACCCGCACGAACCACAGCCGGTCCGTCTCCGCGCACCGCCTGCTGTGCGACCTCGCCGGCCACCTCGCGGACGACCGGAACACCCCGCTGCTGGAACACCTCACCGTCCACCACCCCGCACCCGCGGTCCGTCACGCGGCCCTGGAGAACCTCGGCCGGAGCGCCGGAGCCCAGGCCCTCCCCGCCCTCGAACGCGCCGCCCACGACCCCTACCCGGCCATCCGCGCCCACGCGTTGCGCACCCTGGACGAGTGGGACAGGCAGGAGGGGGCCGGGTGA